The window AAGCGACTCAAATGAATGAAGAGCATTGAGGAATGATTGGGGTGGTAGAGAAGTAGCGAAGATGTACTGCTGAGGGATTTCAAGGAGTCCAGTCCAGTTCAAAGTTAGGCTTGGAGCGTGGGAGCTTGGAGGGGCACGAAATGCTGCAATGCTTGTCCCTCAAATCATGGGCGTCAACTTCAACAACCACAGCTCCtggtaaacttttttttttttttttttgtctttctaaTTTTTGTGCTTCCAATCCTAAATATATGAGTGTATATCACGTGTTTCCTTAATCGTGTGTATTCCGCCGAGTGCATTCCACGTGTTTGCTTAATTGTCTGAACAACTTTGAAGCAGTTGAGAATTCTAGAGAGGACACACCAAGATCGATCTCTCAAACTTCTCCCACCGTCAATCTAACCCGCGAATACACCCTCGCTGTCCAAACCAATTCCTACAACGAGATATGGTCCAAGATTCACGTCCGCCACCAGGATGACTACACAAACACAGACCCAGACCAAGACACAGACGGGGAGCGAGAAGAGAATGTCCAGCAGTTGCGGTTGGCCCATGTCCTTCGACCCGACCGAGAATGTGTCCAGGATGCCCTTCAGCATGCAAGGTCCAACACCCTCACCCGTCTTGTCTCTGACTACTTCGATCACAGCGAGAACACATCCAAACTCTGTCTCCTTCTCCACCGTAGCGTCCATCACGCCCACTCTCTCTATTCCCCTCTTCATGACCTCCTCGATATTCTTCCCCTTGATTCCGATTCACTTACCGAATCCCAGTGCAATCAGGCCTTTGATGTCTTCCTCCAATTCGATAGTCTTGACAATCCTTTCCCCTGTCCTGACTCCCATAATTTCCGTGACATGCGCCGCTGCTTCTCTCAACTTAAGGAACAACTTGACGGCCATATCCGAAAGTCCCGGTCTAAGATTCGCCTTATCCGCCGTGCAACCGCTGGATCCGCCTTCTGTTTCATTGGCACTGCCGTTGGGGTTGCCATATCTGCTGTCGCAATTGCTACTCATACACTCGTTGCCCTTATTGCCCCACTATTCACTGTATTCCTTCCTCCCAGGCTCTCTAAGAAAGAGCTTGCCCATGGGGCACAGCTTGATGCTGCAGCTAGGGGTACTTATGTTCTATGCCATGATCTGGGCACCATTGACAGCCTCGTGGCATGGTTGCACACTGCTGTTGAGGGTGACAAGCGTCTCATTCGCCTTGGATTGGAGGGGGGCAGGGATACCATCCAAGTGGTGGCCAAGCATCTCTGCAAAAACCATCTCTATTTCCTCCAACAACTTAAGGATCTTGAGGAACATATATGCCTCTGCTTTACCACAGTCAACAGAGCCAGGTCTCTACTCCTAAGAGAGATCGATCTTCATCAAAGTTCTAATTCCTAACCAATTTGCCTATATGAACCATCTCTATTTCTTTTTAACATTTACTTCCCAGTCCGATTGTGTATATTAAAGATGCCTGTCAATCCTAAGGAAGAACTAAAAACTTTTCTTCATTTATATCTGCTTATAATTACTGTTACTGCCTACAAAATTTTCCAATTCTCCAATCTTATTTATTGGATGCTTTTTCGTGTTATTACAACCATTTGAGCAAGAACAACTTGTTCCTACACATTGCAAcaccttctttttttaaaaaaaaaaaaaaaattctggcAAAAGGGCATTATGTTGCACAGAAGCTGATTATTAGCAGCTGACAAAGAACTAGAGACTTCATTTCCCATATATTCATATAAGCTACATTTGGGTCATTCGAAAGGGACCTGTTTCTCTATAAACAACATTCACTAGCTCTTATGGAGTGCTGGGGTTCCTGGAATTGATTTGAAGTTACCAATCCCCATATTATGAATAGATCTTGCATGTGTCAAGCAAACATTTGAAGCTTAAGTGAAGGTAATTAGGTTATACAAGAAGTGGTTTGTCCAGCACTTGGAACTTGTGCTTTTAGGATTTTCAAAAGGAGAAAGTTAACTgggcttcttttttttttttttttttttgtgggtggGGGGTGTTGGGGGCCGGTTCTGGATTTGCTAGACTGGTGGCTTTATAATTGAAAGTCATAAAGCACCATGTCCAAAACTCCACAccatttaatgaaataaagcaATAACTGAAAGAAGTGATCAACTCAATATGGCAATTAGGTGCTTGACTAATGCCAAATACTATGAAGTAGTTGTGATTCTTCACAAATGAGTTGGTGACCGAATTTGTTTTTAGCACATCCAGTTGTTCTTTGCATATAAACATTAGAAAT is drawn from Vitis riparia cultivar Riparia Gloire de Montpellier isolate 1030 chromosome 18, EGFV_Vit.rip_1.0, whole genome shotgun sequence and contains these coding sequences:
- the LOC117906679 gene encoding UPF0496 protein At3g19330 isoform X2, with the protein product MLQCLSLKSWASTSTTTAPVENSREDTPRSISQTSPTVNLTREYTLAVQTNSYNEIWSKIHVRHQDDYTNTDPDQDTDGEREENVQQLRLAHVLRPDRECVQDALQHARSNTLTRLVSDYFDHSENTSKLCLLLHRSVHHAHSLYSPLHDLLDILPLDSDSLTESQCNQAFDVFLQFDSLDNPFPCPDSHNFRDMRRCFSQLKEQLDGHIRKSRSKIRLIRRATAGSAFCFIGTAVGVAISAVAIATHTLVALIAPLFTVFLPPRLSKKELAHGAQLDAAARGTYVLCHDLGTIDSLVAWLHTAVEGDKRLIRLGLEGGRDTIQVVAKHLCKNHLYFLQQLKDLEEHICLCFTTVNRARSLLLREIDLHQSSNS
- the LOC117906679 gene encoding UPF0496 protein At3g19330 isoform X1, with amino-acid sequence MLQCLSLKSWASTSTTTAPAVENSREDTPRSISQTSPTVNLTREYTLAVQTNSYNEIWSKIHVRHQDDYTNTDPDQDTDGEREENVQQLRLAHVLRPDRECVQDALQHARSNTLTRLVSDYFDHSENTSKLCLLLHRSVHHAHSLYSPLHDLLDILPLDSDSLTESQCNQAFDVFLQFDSLDNPFPCPDSHNFRDMRRCFSQLKEQLDGHIRKSRSKIRLIRRATAGSAFCFIGTAVGVAISAVAIATHTLVALIAPLFTVFLPPRLSKKELAHGAQLDAAARGTYVLCHDLGTIDSLVAWLHTAVEGDKRLIRLGLEGGRDTIQVVAKHLCKNHLYFLQQLKDLEEHICLCFTTVNRARSLLLREIDLHQSSNS